Proteins from one Limanda limanda chromosome 9, fLimLim1.1, whole genome shotgun sequence genomic window:
- the LOC133010498 gene encoding caspase-8-like, translating to MQRIIISTGMTLEQKHTRSRTLQDPSQTLLVLKREKRKLADENVRLRKLEAEYYAQKEMEDENPYNFKISSDSDESDTSSPLSPEELRVLLRKQGLQVFSPDDEELPEEKRKKSSISLLHEFNVKEWICSGFTELKTSLKHGDAFICCILSHGLKGEVFGKDWKSLTIKQITKTFKSSDQSALTGKPKVFLIQACQGPHRHRGVLLADLEADDSSLQCIPEEADVLVAFATVEDHVSYRSTTEGSWFIQSVCQKLKEGCCRNDDFITILKRVNKDVSQKEGTGQSGAAKQMPEVRFTLRKSLLLSPLGASSLLS from the exons ATGCAGAGGATCATCATCTCAACAGGCATGACCTTAGAACAAAAGCACACCCGCAGCAGAACTCTGCAGGACCCCAGCCAAACCCTCCTGGTTTTGAAGAGAGAGAAGCGGAAGCTGGCAGATGAAAACGTCCGTCTGAGGAAGCTGGAGGCTGAATACTACGCacagaaggagatggaggatgAAAACCCCTACAACTTTAAAATCAGCTCAGACAGCGACGAGTCTGACACCAGCTCGCCACTGTCTCCTGAGGAGCTGAGGGTCCTTCTGCGCAAACAGGGTTTGCAAGTTTTCTCACCAGATGATGAGGAACTGccggaagagaagaggaaaaagtcTTCAATCTCCCT GCTGCACGAGTTCAACGTCAAGGAGTGGATCTGCAGCGGGTTTACTGAACTGAAGACTTCTCTGAAGCATGGAGATGCCTTCATCTGCTGCATTTTGAGCCACGGCTTAAAGGGCGAAGTCTTCGGGAAGGATTGGAAGTCCCTCACCATTAAACAAATAACTAAAACTTTCAAGTCGAGCGACCAGTCGGCCCTCACAGGCAAACCCAAAGTGTTCCTGATCCAGGCCTGCCAGGGACCGCACAGACACCGTGGAGTGTTGCTTGCAGACCTGGAGGCTGATGATTCATCCCTACAATGCATTCCTGAAGAGGCCGATGTTCTGGTTGCTTTCGCTACTGTTGAGGACCATGTATCATATAGATCAACAACCGAAGGGAGCTGGTTCATCCAATCAGTGTGTCAGAAGCTAAAGGAGGGTTGTTGCAG GAATGATGATTTCATCACCATCCTCAAACGTGTGAATAAGGACGTAAGCCAGAAAGAAGGCACTGGACAAAGTGGAGCAGCAAAGCAGATGCCTGAAGTCAGGTTCACCCTGAGGAAATCACTTCTGTTGTCACCGCTTGGAGCTTCATCTCTGTTGTCTTAA